The Candidatus Bathyarchaeota archaeon genome contains a region encoding:
- a CDS encoding helix-turn-helix transcriptional regulator, whose product MAYERLIKKITVENLWLYILSLLKDKPKYGYEIRKLIQERYGFKPGTVTAYIVLYRLVKEGYISLKEEKKEGKGPARKYYEITEEGRMLLAKGERFLEETLKKIRS is encoded by the coding sequence ATGGCTTATGAACGATTAATTAAAAAAATAACTGTAGAAAACTTATGGCTGTATATTTTAAGCTTGCTTAAAGATAAACCTAAATATGGATATGAAATAAGAAAGCTTATTCAAGAAAGATACGGTTTTAAACCAGGCACAGTTACAGCTTACATAGTTCTCTATAGGCTTGTGAAGGAAGGCTACATCTCTTTAAAAGAAGAAAAAAAAGAAGGAAAGGGTCCAGCTAGAAAATATTATGAAATAACTGAAGAAGGAAGAATGCTTCTTGCAAAAGGTGAAAGATTCTTAGAAGAAACCTTAAAAAAAATAAGAAGTTAA
- a CDS encoding CBS domain-containing protein, whose amino-acid sequence MNLVEECMSKPVKSVDAKVNVRLVVEEMNKHRIASILVVEGGKPVGVITERDILQRVIEKNKSLDYTKAEDVMSSPVHFINSKATIKEACELMILFKLKRLIVIDENKPVGIITITDIVKKILSLRKEFLEDWEKSIINAWESF is encoded by the coding sequence TTGAATTTAGTAGAGGAGTGTATGAGTAAACCTGTTAAAAGCGTAGATGCTAAAGTTAATGTGCGTCTTGTAGTTGAAGAAATGAATAAGCATAGAATTGCTTCTATATTAGTTGTTGAGGGGGGGAAGCCTGTTGGCGTAATAACTGAGCGGGATATTCTTCAAAGAGTAATAGAAAAGAATAAAAGCTTAGATTATACTAAAGCGGAGGATGTTATGTCATCCCCAGTTCACTTTATAAATTCTAAAGCAACAATAAAAGAAGCATGTGAATTAATGATTCTTTTTAAATTAAAAAGGTTAATTGTAATTGATGAGAATAAGCCTGTAGGCATAATTACTATAACAGATATTGTAAAGAAAATATTAAGTTTGCGTAAAGAATTTTTAGAGGATTGGGAAAAAAGCATAATTAATGCTTGGGAATCTTTTTAA
- a CDS encoding glycosyl hydrolase 53 family protein, translating to MIKLGVCIDDVWRYIGVKPPPSIIIPHVFFSSLIFKKASILEKIHLPHKKADLNSIDSLAKTLSKAGVKFVRFWLQWNFIQPTLSAFNDSSKYTWVKLDQFINALKQAGIELLPVVGCGYQRMLPNELVDPTKNAVEYIKRVYESTREIVGRYKNLIKIWQIENEPNWWFAHYAAGWRKGLVWFNSKFKQMLLSSLKDAVTSEDKNAQIVINLEVDRRVKDLSFYGKYCDIIGLDYYPNYSHAKPIDVSNLIPKAKNILEEAGKRIIVCETGYPSAPSILGYSKMLQAIYIKKLQEALNDESLIEAVFIWRLSDSKWRSFPEHENHFGLIEVDGTPKPSWYAYLSWIKKFK from the coding sequence ATGATTAAACTTGGTGTTTGCATAGATGATGTTTGGAGATATATAGGGGTGAAACCACCTCCATCGATAATAATTCCTCATGTTTTCTTTTCTTCATTAATTTTCAAAAAAGCCAGTATTCTAGAAAAGATTCATCTTCCTCATAAGAAGGCAGATTTAAATTCAATTGATTCTTTAGCTAAAACTTTAAGTAAAGCTGGAGTGAAATTCGTTAGGTTTTGGCTTCAATGGAATTTTATTCAACCTACGCTTTCAGCATTTAATGATTCTTCTAAATATACCTGGGTTAAGTTAGATCAATTTATTAATGCGTTAAAGCAAGCTGGCATAGAGCTTTTACCAGTGGTGGGTTGTGGTTACCAAAGAATGCTTCCTAACGAATTGGTTGACCCAACTAAAAATGCAGTAGAATATATAAAACGTGTTTATGAATCGACTAGGGAAATAGTTGGGCGATATAAAAATTTGATTAAAATTTGGCAGATTGAAAATGAGCCGAACTGGTGGTTTGCTCATTACGCAGCTGGATGGCGGAAAGGTTTAGTTTGGTTTAATTCAAAGTTTAAGCAAATGCTTCTTTCATCTCTTAAAGATGCTGTAACATCTGAGGATAAGAATGCTCAAATAGTAATTAACTTAGAAGTTGATAGAAGGGTTAAAGATTTATCTTTTTATGGAAAATACTGCGATATTATAGGTTTAGATTATTACCCAAATTATTCTCATGCTAAACCTATAGACGTTTCAAATTTAATTCCTAAAGCGAAAAATATACTTGAAGAAGCTGGAAAACGAATAATTGTTTGCGAAACCGGTTACCCATCTGCCCCATCTATTCTTGGATACAGTAAAATGCTTCAAGCTATTTATATAAAGAAGCTTCAAGAAGCTTTAAATGATGAATCGTTAATTGAAGCTGTGTTTATATGGCGGTTATCAGATAGTAAATGGCGTTCCTTTCCTGAGCATGAAAACCATTTTGGGCTTATAGAAGTTGATGGAACACCTAAACCTTCATGGTATGCTTATTTAAGCTGGATTAAAAAATTCAAGTAA